ATGATGCAACACTGGTTGTGCATATGATTGATCCTCGAATATTTCTATCCACCATAGCTCGTGCTGCGTGTTTGATTGTGGCTGCTACCCCTCGAACATTTGTGGCCATGGTGTTGTCAAATTCACCCATGTCAAATTCCAGGATGCCACTTAATGGGCCTATGATTCCAGCATTGCTGAACAAAACATCTAGCTTTCCATATTTCTCCAAGGTGTAATTCACTGTTTCCTCAACTTGCTTCTCATCTCTCACATCGCAGTGGTGATAACTAACTGTGTCTCTGCCGATAGATTCAACGACTCGGTGCCCAAGTTCATCTTGGAGATCAGCAGCTACAATAAGAGCTCCATTCTCAGCAAATAATCTCACTGCCTCCTCACCGATCCCACTAGCTGAACCAGTGATAAGTGCCACCTTACCCTCCAACCTGAAAAATCAGAAGACTAGTTTAGATTGAGATTTCATTGGACATACAAGATAAAGATTGTTAATTCAAAGGCAGATCTGAGAGGATTAAAGTAAAAGATGGTTACCTTTGCTTAGACATTGATGAAGTTCAAGTTCTATTGATGGACACTTGCTCAGAATTCTAAACGGCTCTTGGATCTGCTGTTTGTATTAGCTCCTGGTCCCTCAAATTTATAAGCTTTATAGGGCTGCGCAGTCTAATATTTGTTAACTATATATGAagagatttttgttatttagcCATCTTGGACTTCGGTAAAATTAATCGGAAGCCGTTCGATCAGCAATCTATGGAAggaacttttaaaattgatagaaaTTATTCTATTCTCTGCATAACTGCTACTAGCAATGAATTCAATGTCTCCATATCagaaattttcttaatattttaaagttcaattttaatttattgcaaCTGGGTCAATAGTACATTCAATTCATGTAGCCATTATCACATGATCACATTGTTATAACAGTTGACAGGGCTACAGCCGCAGCTACAGAAACAATTAGAAATCCATGAATTTGGCTCCATCTCCACACCTTTTTTTCTGTATCTTCAACTGGGATAATAGAACTGTTGAATAGAAAAAGTGTAAGTTACCAAATTATTGCTTAAACCATTTCAACAGCCATGAAAGTAGGCTACACTCTGATGACCCCACCATCGTTAAATAGGATGTGGAGCTCGAGTTAGTGCTAATACTATTAACACTATACGCTGTGACATTTTTGTTGGCTCCTGATTTTAAGTAATTACCACAGATGAAAGGGAAGATGAAGATCAGATCAAAATCATTTCTTCCCCCTCCGGAATTGCTCATGCCCTCTTTCCTTTATTGTCGTCTTTCCATAATATCAAGTTTCAACAATTCCACATGAAGAAAGAAACAGAAAGtttaaaatctttcaatttttctcctgtatgaaaaacataaaataatagggaataaaataagattttataaacATAGAGTTAACTTCTGTTTCTTCTGTTTTTCTGAAAGAAAATAATGGTTATTGAtcagaaaaaaatcaataatttattttattagttccTCTCTCagaacatttattttaaaagttctaCAGTGGTCTTCAATGTAGATAAACTTGATTGGAAATCTTCATCTATGAATAACATTTTCAATGACCTTAACTGTGGATATAGTTGATTAAATTCTGAAACTGACATGATGTCATTCTCTGCTTGTGGAGTCCACAATACATTTACACCCTGCAGAATTGTACCAACAACAAATCATCGAtgaaaaaaaacagaaaaaattcaAGGACTGATAAAGATTAGTGTTAGTAATGTTACTTGTATTTGTTTAGAAGTATGAATGGACTGAAGCATCTGCAAATCCTTCTTTAGGTCTTTGTTGTCTTTTATAATGGGCAAATTTATTTCTCCTTTAGCCGCAAACAAAATTGTCACctgaaaattatgaattaataaataagcaAATCCCAGAATAAAAAGTTGCAATATTTCCGAGTGTTAAATCATTCATCATGAATGAGCCAGCAGAGTGAAAGTTACATGAACATAATCACCATATGATTATTTGTGTCCAAAGAAAACACTCACCACAAAATATGTATCTCCCAATTCATCAAGTTGTTGAGTGGCTATGTTTTTCTTTGTAGCTCCATTTAAATTAACAAGTGTCTCTTCATCAAATTTCTCTCTTTAGTCTTCTGCATATTCTAAGTTGTTTCTCACATCCACCTGCAAGATTgcgatataattaaaaaaaataaaaatttaaaggtcCCATAAATGTATAGATCTACATAACAAAAATCAGTCTCATAGGgagtttttgaagatgagatgAAAACCTTCAGCTAGTCTGTAACTTTTGAATGAGttaaaaaagacataaaaaaaaccattaaataTATTTCCAGTCTAGTGTTGACAGAACCTACTGTATCAAATAATTCTATAGACTGtccaatataaaatatccactACCTTGCCGATGAATATTAGAATATCCAGTGCATGGAATGCCTAAGTAACGCTTCTGTTGTCCCAGCatccaaaaattaaatacacCAAAAGAACTTGATTGGTTGTATTATTAGTTTTATGTTTCAGTAATATGCCTTAATCCAACACAAATTGATTTATCCTAAGAAACACCAAAAACAACTCAAAATAAAACCAGCACTAAGACAGCATCTGTAGATTGTGGCAAGTTGAAGTCTGTAAAGCTTACTGTTGAAAGCTAGCACAGATCCTCAAAACAACtgctaccaaaaaaaaaaaaaaatgggtgTAACGATAGAAGAGTGATACCAAAGAAGATAGGTTACTCAAACATCGAATTTGCAATTGTACCAAAGGATCATGGCTGCTGAAAAGGATGAGGTCTACTTCTAATTAACTTTAATTCATGCCgactttgaatttcaaaatgCATGTGAAGACTAAAAATAACTTATGAttctttaaaattgttataaacaatgtttatatattgaaaGGCTTTCACAAATCTAAACTAGGACCATTGAGCCATCTTCAAATAAGAAACCTTGGCTTCGAGCCTTGTGGAGAGATTAATTCATACATCACGAATCACAAACTCCATTCcaactaataaatattaattggaCTATGGACTAAAAGactaagaaaaataatttacccTCCAATATATAGAT
This sequence is a window from Mangifera indica cultivar Alphonso chromosome 5, CATAS_Mindica_2.1, whole genome shotgun sequence. Protein-coding genes within it:
- the LOC123216250 gene encoding short-chain dehydrogenase reductase 3b-like, with the translated sequence MSKQRLEGKVALITGSASGIGEEAVRLFAENGALIVAADLQDELGHRVVESIGRDTVSYHHCDVRDEKQVEETVNYTLEKYGKLDVLFSNAGIIGPLSGILEFDMGEFDNTMATNVRGVAATIKHAARAMVDRNIRGSIICTTSVASSLGGTGPHAYTISKHALVGLVRTACSELGAYGIRVNCVSPFGVATPLACTAYNLRPDEVEANSCSIANLKGIVLKARHIADAALFLASDESAYISGHNLAVDGGFTVVNHSFST